In the genome of Paraburkholderia azotifigens, the window CGTCGGCGTCGACATCCCCGACACGAGCTTTTGATAAAGCAGGCCTTCGACCACATCGTGATCCGCGACCACGAAGCCCACGCGCAAGCCCGCGCCAATGGTCTTCGAAAAGCTGCCCACATAGATGACGTTCTTCAACTGATCCATCGATGCGAGCGTGAAGTGCGCGCCTTGCACGAGGTCGGCCGAGACATCGTCCTCGACGATCAGGCAGCCGTGGCGTTCGGCGATTTTCAGCACCTTGTAGGCGGCCGCGGAACTGTAACTGGCTCCCGTCGGATTGTGCAGCCGGCTGTTCGTGAAGTAGAGCTTCGGGCGATGCGTCTCGAGCGTGGCTTCCAGCACGGCCACATCCGGGCCCGTGGGCTTCATCGGAATGCCGATGGTTTCGACATCGCGCATGCGCAGCGCCACCAGAAGATCGCTATAGCAAGGCTCGTCCACCATGACGATATCGCCGGGCTGCGTGAACTGGCGAATCACGAGATCGAGTGCCTGATTCGCACCCAGCGTGGTCATGACCCCGCCGACATCGGTTTCGATTTCGTATTCCGCGAGTTGACGCACGATCTGTTCGCGCAGCCGGTCGAAGCCCCGCGCATGCCCATAGCCCAGAAGATGCTCAGGGTGCGCCGCAAGCTGCCTGAGCGAGCGCGCGATGCCTTCGCTATCGAACCATGTTTCCGGAAGCCAGCCCGCGCCCGCATGAATGGCCCCTTCGCTCGCAACGAGGAAATTTCGCACGAGCCATCCGTTCGTGACCTTTTCGTCGAGCTTTTCCGCCGCCTGCGCGGGCGCACCCAGGCGTCGCTCCGATACATAGAAGCCCGAGCCGCGACGCGCCACCAGCACACCTTGCGCGACGAGCCGGTCATACGCCTCCACCACGGTGAAGGTCGACACGCCATGCGCGAGCGCGAACGCACGAATGCTCGGCACGCGCGCGCCGGGCCGCCAGCGCTTCTCGTCGACCTCGACGATGATGCCCGCCACGATCTGCATGGTGAGGGACATCCCGGAACCGGGATCCAGCGAAAGAACGGGCTTCATACGGGGACTCGAAACTTAGGCACATGTGTGTAGGTCACGGAGCCTGTACAGCGATCCGCCAGCTTGCCCAAGTGTACATGTATCTGTGCAGGGTGATTGCCTAAATTGCACTTACCTTATGGCCACCCTTCACCGAACCTCGTATGAACAAGATACGTAATTCCGCAGAGATTCTTTCTCATGGCGATGTCGAGTCCCGGCGCATCGTCCTCGATATCGCCGACGGCACGCTCGAACGTCTGGACAGCTATCGACGCATTCAAAGCATCATGCGTCTCGATGGCGACACGTTGCACATCGGCACGCGCTCGTGGGACCTGTCGAAAAAGCGCAACGTGTACCTGATCGGCGCTGGCAAGGCCTGCAATCACATGGCGATGGCGGTCGATCACGTGCTCGGCGATCGGCTGACGTACGGCATCGCCATCGTGAAGATTCACGAGGAATCGGACCGCTTCAACAAGACGGAAGTGTTCGTCGGTGGTCATCCGCTGCCGAACGAGGAAGGGCATCGCGCGTCGCGCAAGATCATCGAACTTGTGGATCAGGCGGGCCCGGACGATCTCTTCATCGCGGTCATCAGCGGCGGCAGTTCGGCGCTGATGTCCTGTCCCATCGACGGCATCTCGTTGCAGGACGAGATCGATACAACCGACGTGCTTTTGAAGTCCGGCGCAGGCATCTACGAGATCAATGCCGTGCGCCGTCATATCTCGGCACTCAACGGCGGCATGCTGGCCAAACGCATTCAGGCGGTCGGCGCGGAACTGATCGGCTTCGGAATCAGCGATGCGGTCGGTTCTCCCGCCACGGGCGATATCGCCGTGCCCTATGCGGCCTACAAGAGCACGCCGATCGGCCCCGACATGACAACGCTCGACGATGCGCGCGCGACGATCGTCAATCGCGATGTGGCGCATCGCTTGCCCAGGAGCGTCGTCGATTACCTGATGAACGCGGGTCCCGAAGGCGAGACGCCGAAGGCATTCCCCGACAACACCTACTTCCTGCTGAACACGCTGCCGGACTCCTGCATCTACGCCAAAGAAGTCTGCAACGAAATGGGCATTCCGGCGATGATCGTGTCGTCGTTCCTCGAAGGCGAAAGCCGCGACGCCGGGACTTTCCTCGCGTCGATCGCGCGCGAAATCCAGACCTACGGCAATCCGATCAAACCGCCCTGCGTGCTTCTGAGCTCGGGCGAAGTGACGACGCTGATTGATGACAACAGCATCATCAAAGGTCATGGCGGCCCTGGCCAGGAGATGACCGTGAGCTTCGCCATCACCGCGGAAAAGACCCAAGGCGCGTGTCTGCTCTCCATCGACAGCGAAGGAACAGACGGCACGGCAAAGGTCGCTGGCGGGATTGCGGACTCCACCAGCTTCAAGGCCGCCGCCGCAAAGGGAATCAGTCTCTATCAGGCCTTGCGCGAGCATAGCTGTTACGAAGCGCTGTCCGCCATCGACTCAGCCATCTTCACGGGCAACACGGGAACCAATCTGTGCGACCTGAACATCCTCTACGTTCCCGCATCGAAGGAGCGCAAGTAATGGAAGACAAGATTGCCTCCGTTCGCGCGCAGCAAATCATCGACTGCAAATGCCGTCCCGCCGTCGAGGTCGAGATTCGAACCGAAAGCGGCGCCGTAGGACGTGGCGCCGCACCCACGGGTACGTCCGTTGGCATGCACGAGTCATTCGTCCTGCGGGACGGCGATCCGTCAACGTATCAAGGGCTCAGCGTGCACAAAGCCGTGGAAAACGCGGTCAAGATCATCGGGCCCGAGTTGATCGGCATGAACGTCTTCGATCAACGCGCCATCGACGAAAAGATGATCGCGCTCGATGGCACGCCAGACAAGCATCGCCTGGGCGGCAACACCATCTATTCGGCTTCCATCGCGGCCTTTCGCGCCGCGGCCGATGCCCGTGCCATTCCGCTCTACGAACACATTGCTGGCCGTGACATCAGGACCGTTCCCGTGCCCTGCTTCAACGTCGTCAACGGTGGTCGCTACGAAGGCTACACGCAGGCGTTCAACGAGTTTCTCATCGTGCCTTACGACACCGACAGCATCGACTTCTCGATCGAGATGGCCGTGACTGTGTTTCAGAAACTCGGCGATGTTCTGACTGCGTATCTCGGGCATAAGCCGCAAGTGGCGAGCTCCTACGGCTATGCCGCGCCGTCCGAAGATCCGGAAATGATCCTGACGCTGATGCAGAAGGCGATCGACGAATGCGGTTATACGAATCGTATTGCGTTCGCTCTCGACTGCGCATCGAGCGAGATGTATGACAAGCAAACCGGGCGCTATCTCCTGAAGGGAGAGCGTGTTTCTTCGGATGAGCTGATCGCCTACGCCAAATATCTGACGGAGCGCTTCAATCTTGTCTTCATCGAGGACCTGCTCGACGAGAACGACTGGAGCGGCTACAGCCAGGCCGTGCGCGAACTCAAGCGCACCATCGTCCTGGGCGACGACCTCACCGTGACAAGCCTCGAGTTGCTGCGCCGCGCGCACGAGACGCGCGCGGTAGACGGTTTCGTGCTCAAACCTAATCAGGTCGGCACGGTTACGGAAGCCATGGATGCGTACCGCTTCGCGCAAGAGCACGGGATGATCGCCGTGCCGTCGGGCCGTTCCGGTGGTGTCGTCGACGACGTCGTGATGGATTTCTCCGTTGGTCTGGAGGTCCCGTTCCAGAAGAACGGTGCGCCGCGCTCGGGCGAACGCATCGAAAAGTTGAACTTCCTCATGCGCGCCAATGCACGTAGTGCCGCATGTCGTCTTTACGACATCTCGCCGCTCCTGCGTTTTTGATTCGAACCGCTGACCACGCGTCAGACCCCACGCCTTCTTCTGAAGAGGAATCTCCATGTATCCCAAGATCGACTTTCTGTACCTGTCCGAACCCGACATGATCGAAGCCGGTGTTCTCGATGCCGCGCGCTGTGTCTCTGTCTGTGAAGAGACCTTCAGCTTGCTGGGCAAAGGCGACTATCTGATGGGCGGCGCCAATCATAACAATCACGGGATGAACATCGTCTTCCCGAAAGAAACGAAGTTCCCCAACATGCCGGTGGCGGGCCCGGACCGCCGATTTGCCGCGATGCCCGGCTATCTCGGCGGCCGATTCGACGTATGCGGCAACAAGTGGTATGGCTCCAATCACGCCAACGCGCAGAAAGGGCTGCCCCGCTCCATTCTCACGATGATGCTCAACGACAAGGACACCGGCGCGCCGCTGTCGCTTATGTCGGCAAATCTTCTCAGTGCCGCGCGCACCGGCGCGGTGCCGGGCGTAGCCGCCAAATACCTCGTGAACAAAGATGCGAAAACGGCGTCGGTCATCGGCTGCGGCCCGATCAACAAGGCATGCTTCACAGCCATCATGACGCAGCTCAAGGGCATCGAAAAGGTCGTGTGCTTTGACGTATTCCTCGACAAGGCGAACGAATTCGCCCGCTGGGTCGAGGCGACGTACGGGGTCGGCGCCATTGGCGTCGACGAAGCCGAGAAAGGCTTCCGCGATGCCGACGTGATCACCATCGCGGCGTCGCGTCTGAAGCCGCTGTATTTCAAGGACGAATGGATCAAGGATGGAGCCGCCATTCTGGTTTCCGGCCCGTTCAATACGGATGAATCGTTCCTGATGAGCTGCAAGATCGTGTTCGATCACACGCCGTTGCAGGAAGCCTATGTCGAGGATGCCATTGCGTCTGGGAACAAGGATGCTTATTACGGGGGCGTGATCGGCGGCCCGTTCTATCGCCTCATCGATGCCGGCAAGCTTCCTTCGCTTGCCGACTCCACCGGTCTTGGCGATGTCGTTAATGGTGTGAAACCCGGCCGCGAAAACGAGAAGGAGCGCGTGATCTTCATCGCTTGCGGCATGGCCGTGTTCGATATCAGCTGGGGGTTCGAACTGTATCGGAACGCCCTCGACAAGGGTATCGGACAGTCGCTCAACCTTTGGGAAAAGCCGGCACTTTGATTCCGCCTTTGCTCGTAAGCCCCGGTTTTGCCGGGGCCAATGAGATTCGCCCCATGACCGATTAGCTCGACCATGGGGCGAAATGCTTTGCGACATCAGGCGCACGACGCATCGTGTGCCTGCGCAATCAAACGCTCAGCTTCGCGAACTCCGACAGATCGAAGCCTTGAGCATAGGGCTGCGTGTCATCGACGTAATGCTCTCCACGACCGGTGATATAGGCGCGCCCTTCGACGCTCGGATACACCGCATCGAGTCCGCTTTCCAGGCGCGTCTTCGATTCCACGCGGCCAATGAAGCGGCTCAGAATCAGACTCTCGTGACGGAACTCTTCACCCTCGCACAACAGACCGCGCGCGAATCGTTGCGCGACTCGCGCGGACGTGCCCGTGCCGCACGGAGATCGGTCGATGATCAGGTTACCCGCGATCACGACTGCGCGTGCATGTGAGTCGCCGGCGACGGCGCGCCCCGTCCACATGCAATGCTTGACGCCACGAATCTGCGGATTGTCCGGATGAATCACGTCGAGCGCCTGGTTCACGCGTTGCTGAACCTCACGTCCCATTTCCAGCAGTTGCTCAGGCGTGAAGTGTTCGCAACCAGAGAAGTTCTCCTGCACCTCGACGATGGGATAGAAGTTGCCGCCGTATGCGATATCGACTTTGAGTTTGCCGAGCTGGGACACTTCGATCTCGACGTCTTTGTGAAGCAGGAAGCTCGGCACATTTGTGAAGCGCACGGATTCGACCTTATCGCCGTTCATCACATACTTCGCTGTCACCTGACCGGCGGGAACGTCGACCACCACCTGACCCGGCGTCTTCGGCTTGACCAGACCCGATTCGAGCGCGAAGGTCACTGACCCGATCGTCGCGTGCCCACACATCGGCAGACAGCCCGACGTCTCGATGAACAGGAGGCTAAAATCGGCACTAGCGCTCAGAGGCGGATAGAAAATGGTTCCAGACATTTGCCCATGTCCGCGCGGCTCCAGCATCAACGCACGGCGGATCCAGTCGTACTTCTCGACGAAATACAGTCGACGGTGATTCATCGTCGCGCCCTGCAACTCCGGCCCACCGCTCACCACCATGCGCACCGGCATGCCTTCGGTATGGCCTTCAACGCATGAAAAGGTATGTTTTGTCATTGACGTTTCCTGGAAAATCAAACACCAACTCGTGAATCCGCAGCTTGAATGCCGATCGACGTTCCTGTCGCAACGTGCCGAAGATTCACCGCTAAAAAAGAACCCGTGCCGAGGCACGGGCAAACACCCCGCTTATTCGAATCTCAAGGTTCGCTACGCGCGCCACGCGGCACCAAATTCCGCAACTCTGGTGGAAAGAGCATGTCGCGGGCAATGGTGTCGTCGCGTCGCAAGAACTCGGCTGCCTGATGCAGCCCGAAAAAATCGAGAAACTGCGGCGATTGCAAGATCAGCATGTCGAACCCGGGCAGCACGACGTTTCCTCGCGACATGGCGGCACGCAAAAGCGGCGTCGGCTGGTTTTTCATGAGGATGTCGCACACGATCGCCGAGCGCTCGATCCGTTCCGGCGCGATCGGAAGCGGATCATCGGCCTTGAGGCCAAGAGGCGTCGCATTGATGACGACCTCGAAGCCGCCGGGATCGTTTGTCTTCTGCGCGGAGCTCGGAATGCCGTAGCGTTCGGCAACCGAGGACGCCACGCTCTGTGCCTTCGCTTCGTCAATATCGTAGATCGCGATGCGAGCCGCCTCGCCCTCCGCAAGCGCCGCTGCAATCGCGCTGGCGGCACCGCCCGCACCAAGCAGCAGCACCGATTTGCCACGATATTGCATCGAGTAACGATCCATCGACTTGGCGAAACCCGTACCGTCGAACAGGTCGCCGTCCAATTGGCCGTCGTCGCCCCTTCGGATCGCGTTCACGGCATTGGCGGTGATCGCCCCATTCGAACGACGGTCGACAATGCCCGCCGCCGCAGTCTTGTGGGGAATCGACAAAACCATGCCACGTGTCGTTTTCGACTTGAATAGCGATCGGATGGTGCTTTCAAGGTTGACCGGTTCGACGTGCAGCGGAACCATCACCGCGTCGAGGTCGCACAACGGAAATACCTTGTTGAAAATCTCGGGCGTTCTGACCTGCTCGATCGGGTCAGCCACCATGAAAAGAACACTCGTCTTTCCCGTAATCATAGTCTGCTTCATTTGCGATCCTGATTCGTCTGCAAAGACATTCGAAGCCTGTTTGCCTGGAGCCCGATTTCCGGGGAAGGAGCCGAAACCATCAGAATCCTTCGCCCCATGTGTCGCTCAACATGAAACCCGCGCTTAGCGGATCATCGGGATCCACGCCGATCTGTTCGATGCCGTAAATCCACGCGCGCCCCTGAATACGCGGCAGGACGGCGGGCCGCCCGCCTACTTCGGTCCGGCCCAGCATTTCGACCTTGAACTCGCTTCCGATGGTCGATTTCGATTTCAGTTGCGAGCCGACGTCGACCTTGCCGCGAGCGGCCAGCGTCGCAAGGTTGGCAGAGCTTCCTGTTCCGCAGGGCGAACGGTCGATCCGTCCCGGGGGCAACGTCGTGCAGGTCTGATACTCGGTGTCCGACAGCCGGTTGCGGAACATGACATACGCAAGCTGGTTGATTTGCGGATACAAGGGATGCTGCAGCGTCACCTGCTCATTGATGACTGCGCGAAGTTTGACGCCGAGATCGGCGAGTCGACGCGCGTTCTGTGGCGCGATCGTGAGGCCGACCTGTTCGACATCGACGAGGGCATAGTAGACGCCGCCAAAGGCGACATCGACTGCGATAGTGCCGAATTCATCCGTCTCGATGGCCAGGTCGAGGTGTTCTACGAAGGCGGGAACCATGTCCAGCGAGACGCCCACGCATCGGCCGTCCTTGCACGTCGCACGCGCGGTCACAAGCCCCGCTGGGGTGTCCAGCACGACCGTCGTTTCCGGTTCCTGCATTTCCACCATGCCCAATTCGAGCAGTGCCGTCACGACGCAAATTGAATTGCTGCCCGACATCGGATGAGCCTTGTCCGACTGCAGAACGATGAAGCCGGCATGGGCTTCGGGGCGCGTCGGGGGCAACAGCAGATTGACCGACATCTGCAAACATCCACGCGGTTCGAACACGACGAGCCTTCGAATGCTGTCGTCGACCTCATTGATGTAATTCATCTTGTCCAGCATGGTCTTGCCGGGAATGTCGACTACACCTCCGGTGATGACCTTGCCGATTTCGCCTTCGCAGTGAACCCCAACCAGTTGCAGACTTTTCTTCCAACGCATGATTTATCTTCCCATTCCACTTGATAGCCTAACTGCCGGAATCCTTGCTGCGCCGCGTATGTTGCTCATCCAAACCGCCGGGCGCTGAAGGGGGTAAGGTCCTGCTTCGGCGTTCGCCCGGAAGCGAGATCGGCAATGAGCCGTCCGGTTGTCGCGCCCAGCGTCAGGCCCAATTGCCCGTGACCGAGCGCGAGCAGCACGTTCGGCAGACGTTTCGATCGGTCGATGATCGGTTTCGTGTCGGGCAGGAACGGCCGATAGCCCACACCGAACTCATGCTTCGCCGTGTTCAGTTCAGGCAGAACCTTCTTTGCCTTGGCTAATATGATTTCCGCGCGTCTGAAATTCGGCTTTGCATTGCGCCCTGCGAACTCGATTGTCCCGCCAATCTGAAGCCCGCGAAGCATGGGCGTGAAGCAGAAACCGCCGTCCGCGTAGATAACGGAGTGCTTGAACTTGACCTCCGGGTTCCGCACCAGAACCTGGTAGCCGGCGACGGCTTCGAGCGGAGCGTTCACAGCGAGCTGCGAGAAGAAGCGTCGGGAACCCGCGCCTGCCGCAAGGACGACGTGTGCCGCCGGCAGGCTTTCGCCGTTATCGAGCGTTACGCCCGTCGCTTGCCCCGCGTCTTCGTTGATACGCGCCGCGGCGCTTCGCACGCGACGACCACCGTTCGTCACAAAGTTCTCCGTCAACGCCTTCAAGAATGCTTCCGTGTCACTGACGAATCGCCATTGCGGAAGCAGAAAACCGTGTGAAAAGCGGCCCTTGAGCGCGGGTTCAAGATCGTCGATCTCCGCGCGTCCAATGATCTGTGTGTCGAAGCCCAACGACTTTCTCAGTTCGATGTGCGGGCGCTCGTGCTCGACGCCTGCCGCGCTGTCGAACACTTCGAGGATCGGGCGTTGGCCGATTAGCGTATCGTCGTCGATGGAATCGAGCAGGTTTGCGTAGTCCGCGAAGACGTCGCTCGTGAGCGAAGCCATGGCGGTCGCGATATCGACAATCTTCGACTGCCGCGCGCAGGACAGGAAACGCAGGAACCACGGCACGATTCCCGGCAACGCACTTGGCCGCAGCGCGAGCGGGCCTTCCTGATCCATTAGCCATCCCGGCACTTTGAGCAGAATGCCCGGCTTCGACAAGGGAATGATCTCGCCGACAGAAATCTGACCGCAACTCCATTTCGCGGTGCTGTCGCCAGGTGCCGCAGGATCGATGAGCGTCACCTTGAAACCACTTCGCTGAAGATACAGGGCACAGCAGGTTCCGACGATGCCGCCGCCGATGACCACCGCCTGCTGCGGCACCGCAGCGGCCGTTTGCGGAGTGAAATATTGCTCGCGAGGTACCGAATTCATTTTGGTTGTCGTCCGTGCTTCAGGTAGAACTGATGTTCGTATGGCATCAATACGCGAAACGCCGCAGGAATCGCGATTCCACGACCCCGACGAGCCGGGTCAAAGGAAAAGCGACGACGAAGTAGATGATTCCAACGGTAGTCAGAAATTCGAGCGGGCGAGCTGTCGCATTGGAAGCGCTTTGCCCAACGTACATCAGGTCCGCGACGCCCACCGACGAGATCAACGCGCTCTCCTTGAACAGACTGATGATGTTCGACAGAAGCGGGGGAATGGCACGCAACAATGCCTGCGGAAAGATCACATGCAGGATTTTCGTCTGAGGGGAGAGGCTCAACGCAATGCAGGCATCGTGCTGCTCGCCCGAGATCGACTTAAGCGCGCCGCGAAACGTCTCGCTGGTGATCGCAGTCATGTAGAGCGTCAGGGAGATGATGACCGAAAGATATGGCGGGATCGGCAGGCGAAACACCACGGGAAAGCAGAAAAAGATCCAGAAGAGCTGGATGAGAAGCGGCGTTCCGCGAAAAAGCTCCACATAAAGCCACGTTGGCGCCTTGACCCAGCGAGACGGTGACAGGCGAAGCAGGCTGAGAAAAAAGCCGAGCAAGCTTCCCAACACCGCACAACCACTGGTGAACGCGATCGTAAGGCCCAGGCCCTTCAACAGAACGAGCCAGTACGACGCCACAATGCCGAGATCCAGATTCATTTCAATCTCCTTAGCGCGTTACTGCGGCGTCCTGCCGGCGCTCGATAACATGGACAAGTCGCGATATCGGAAGCGATAGCGCGAAGTAAATCAGCGCGACAATCGAATAGGTTTCCAGCGGCCGATAGGCTTCGGTCGCGAGGCTTTTCGCGACATACATGAGGTCCGCCACTGCGACGATCGCAACCAGCGCGCTTTGCTGGAGCGTGCCGATGCCGTTAGTCATCAGTACCGGCAGCGCGCTGCGCAGTGCTTGAGGCAAGACGACATAGAAGGTTCGTTGCCACGGCTTTAGACCCAATGCGACACACGCATCGAGTTGCTCCTTCGGAACCGCCTGCACGCCTGCACGGTAGGCCTCTGCGTTGAAGGCCGTCAGATTCAACCCGAGCGCGAGCACGCCCATCGCGATGGGATCGATGAAGAAGTCGACCATCATCGGAATGCAATAGAAGAACCAGACGATCTGAAGCAGCGCCGGGGTGCAGCGGAAGAACTCGATGAAAAGCTGTGCCGGCCAGCGCACGAACTGCCAGCGGCTCATGACCACCAGGCAGAGAAAGAAACCCAGCACAAGCCCCATGACGTTGGCAGCCAGAGCCAGTTCTAACGTCACCTTCAGGCCCTGAAGAAGAGCGGCCGCGCTTCCCTGGAGAAAACTGAAATCGAATTGGTAGCCCATGTCCGCTCTCTCAATCCAGATGAAGGACTTTCTCGAGGAACTCGCGCGTACGCGCTTCCTTCGGGCATTTGAACATCTCGGCGGGTGCGCCCTCTTCCACCACCTTGCCGCTCGCGCAAAACACGACTCGCGTCGCGATGTCACGGGCGAAGTGCATGTCGTGGGTCACGATGATCATGGCCATCTTCTGCTCGGCCAGTTGCAGCATCACGTTCTGCACTTCGATCACCATCTCGGGGTCGAGTGCAGAGGTCACTTCATCGAAGAGCATCAGCTTGGGCTCGAGCATCAGCGCGCGCGCAATCGCGACGCGCTGCTTCTGACCGCCCGAAAGCTGGCTGGGATACGCGTGCAGCTTGCTTTCGAGACCGAGTCGCGCGAGGTACTTGCTCGCGCGCTCGGTCGCCTCGGCCTTGCCGAGACCGAGTGTCTTCACCGGCGCCAGGATCAGGTTGCCCAGCACGGAGAGGTGCGGAAAGAGCGTGTAGTGCTGGAACACCATGCCGATCTGCTTTTGCAGCTTCGAATCGATCCGTTTGCCGCCGACATCGGCACCACGAATGTAAGGCTTTCCCTGAAACGTGATCTCGCCGCCCTGGACACCCTCCAGGCCCATCATGACGCGAAGAAGAGAACTCTTTCCGCTGCCGCTGGGGCCAATCACGACCAGTCGGTCGTCGGCGCGCATGTTCAGGCTCATCCGATCCATGACGACCAGGTTTTCGCCATACGACTTGTACACGTTCTTCAACTGTACAAAATCGCCTGACACCGACGACAAAGACGCGATGGTCCGGGAATTGTTCGGGTTCGCCATCGGTTCTGCTTGTGTCTGAGATAACATGATGAGGACTTCCTCCTGCGAAGCGCAACGCGGGCGCTCGGGACTCCAATCAGATATACGAAAGTCCGACCGGCCACTTCCGTCGTCCGAATCCGATGACGGAACCGCGATGAACGCGGTTCCGTCTACTAGCACCGATCACCTGGTGGTGGATATCGTCTCTTTAACCGACGCATCGACCAGTTTGGTCACTGCACCGGATTGCTTCTGCTGCTCGATGAACTGATTGAGAACGGCGACGTCCGCGGGCGGCGTATCCTTGCGAATACCGAAGCAGATACCTTGCTGTGCCAGCAACGGATTCGGCTTGAAAGCGACAGCCCAGTCCGGGTGAGCACGCGTCAGCAGCAGGTTTGTCATGTTGTCATCCGCAAGCAAGTCCGCGCGTTTGGACATCAGAGCAAGGCGCGTTTCGTCGAAGCCCGGCAGACGCATGATCGTCGCCTGCTTCAGGACGGCGGAGATCGCTTTGTCCTGCGCCGTACCGGACATCACCGTGACCGTCGTGCCGGGCTTGTCGATGTCGGCAATCGAATTGATCGACTTCGGCAACTTCGGGTTGTTCTTGTTGTAGGCAAACGTCACGCTGTAGTCGACAACCGGCTCCGAGAAGGAGATGGCCTTTCTGCGCTCGGGCGTGTCATTCAGAGAGAGCGACATGTCCCACTTCTCGGACTGAAGTCCGGCAACGATATTGTCCCAGGTCGTGTCGACATACTCGACCTTCACCTTGAGTACCTTTTCGCCAAACTGGCGGCACAGATCTGGAAAGATGCCGCTGTATGTATCAGTCTTCGGGTCTTTCATCGTGTACGGCGGCGACGTGGCGACACCGCAGCGGAGAACGCCGGCCTTTTTCACGCTCTGCCAGCTACCAGCGTCCTGCGCGTATGCCGTCGAGCTCGTAGCAAGTGCGCCTACAGCAATCGCACAGACCAACGCGCGACCAAGAATCTGAGAAATCCGCAGCATTTTCAACCTCAGCAATTTAGGGGTTAAGTCAATACAGTGATCAGGTCCTGCTGGTTTTTGCCTACTTGAGTTCAAAAATTCCATCGAGCTCGACCGCCACGCCTCGCGGCAACGAAATACAACCGACTGCGGCTCGGGTATGCCTGCCTGCATCGCCCAGCACGGCGACCATGAGATCGGACGCGCCGTTGATGACCTTCGGATGGTCGGTAAAGTCTTCGGCTGCGTTGACGAAGCCGCCAAGCCGGACACAGCCCGCAACGCGACTGAAATCGCCTTCTACCGCGCGATCGACCTGCGCGAGCATGTTGACGGCGCAGAGTCGCGCGGCCGCCTGTCCCTCTTCGAGCGTGACGTTTCGGCCGAGCTTGCCGACGTATTGATCCACGCCGTCGAGCACCGGTACCTGGCCCGACACGTACAGGAGATTCCCCACCTTCTTGACCGGGAGAAAATTCGCTCCCGGCTTCGGCGCGGATTGAGGCAATTCGATGCCCAACTCAGCCAGGCGATCTTTCAGACTTTGATTCATCGGGTTCTCTCCTGATGTCACTTCGCGTTGCGTGCGGCGTCCGAACGCGCCCGGTCGATCCGGTCACCGTCGAACACCACCTTGTGGCGCTGCTCTGCGTATTCGCGCGAGATCTTGCCGTTCGCGAGGTCCGCTTCGATTTTGTCGAGGGTTCGTTTCATCGGATTGCCGTAACCACCGCCGCCGGCCTGCTCGTGGCGGATGATCGCGCCACGATGGAGCGTCCGCGTGAACTTGCTGGGAAGCGGGGACAATCCTTCT includes:
- a CDS encoding proline racemase family protein, producing MRWKKSLQLVGVHCEGEIGKVITGGVVDIPGKTMLDKMNYINEVDDSIRRLVVFEPRGCLQMSVNLLLPPTRPEAHAGFIVLQSDKAHPMSGSNSICVVTALLELGMVEMQEPETTVVLDTPAGLVTARATCKDGRCVGVSLDMVPAFVEHLDLAIETDEFGTIAVDVAFGGVYYALVDVEQVGLTIAPQNARRLADLGVKLRAVINEQVTLQHPLYPQINQLAYVMFRNRLSDTEYQTCTTLPPGRIDRSPCGTGSSANLATLAARGKVDVGSQLKSKSTIGSEFKVEMLGRTEVGGRPAVLPRIQGRAWIYGIEQIGVDPDDPLSAGFMLSDTWGEGF
- a CDS encoding amino acid ABC transporter permease; this translates as MGYQFDFSFLQGSAAALLQGLKVTLELALAANVMGLVLGFFLCLVVMSRWQFVRWPAQLFIEFFRCTPALLQIVWFFYCIPMMVDFFIDPIAMGVLALGLNLTAFNAEAYRAGVQAVPKEQLDACVALGLKPWQRTFYVVLPQALRSALPVLMTNGIGTLQQSALVAIVAVADLMYVAKSLATEAYRPLETYSIVALIYFALSLPISRLVHVIERRQDAAVTR
- a CDS encoding amino acid ABC transporter permease, with protein sequence MNLDLGIVASYWLVLLKGLGLTIAFTSGCAVLGSLLGFFLSLLRLSPSRWVKAPTWLYVELFRGTPLLIQLFWIFFCFPVVFRLPIPPYLSVIISLTLYMTAITSETFRGALKSISGEQHDACIALSLSPQTKILHVIFPQALLRAIPPLLSNIISLFKESALISSVGVADLMYVGQSASNATARPLEFLTTVGIIYFVVAFPLTRLVGVVESRFLRRFAY
- a CDS encoding NAD(P)/FAD-dependent oxidoreductase produces the protein MNSVPREQYFTPQTAAAVPQQAVVIGGGIVGTCCALYLQRSGFKVTLIDPAAPGDSTAKWSCGQISVGEIIPLSKPGILLKVPGWLMDQEGPLALRPSALPGIVPWFLRFLSCARQSKIVDIATAMASLTSDVFADYANLLDSIDDDTLIGQRPILEVFDSAAGVEHERPHIELRKSLGFDTQIIGRAEIDDLEPALKGRFSHGFLLPQWRFVSDTEAFLKALTENFVTNGGRRVRSAAARINEDAGQATGVTLDNGESLPAAHVVLAAGAGSRRFFSQLAVNAPLEAVAGYQVLVRNPEVKFKHSVIYADGGFCFTPMLRGLQIGGTIEFAGRNAKPNFRRAEIILAKAKKVLPELNTAKHEFGVGYRPFLPDTKPIIDRSKRLPNVLLALGHGQLGLTLGATTGRLIADLASGRTPKQDLTPFSARRFG
- a CDS encoding amino acid ABC transporter ATP-binding protein; translated protein: MANPNNSRTIASLSSVSGDFVQLKNVYKSYGENLVVMDRMSLNMRADDRLVVIGPSGSGKSSLLRVMMGLEGVQGGEITFQGKPYIRGADVGGKRIDSKLQKQIGMVFQHYTLFPHLSVLGNLILAPVKTLGLGKAEATERASKYLARLGLESKLHAYPSQLSGGQKQRVAIARALMLEPKLMLFDEVTSALDPEMVIEVQNVMLQLAEQKMAMIIVTHDMHFARDIATRVVFCASGKVVEEGAPAEMFKCPKEARTREFLEKVLHLD
- a CDS encoding shikimate dehydrogenase family protein — protein: MKQTMITGKTSVLFMVADPIEQVRTPEIFNKVFPLCDLDAVMVPLHVEPVNLESTIRSLFKSKTTRGMVLSIPHKTAAAGIVDRRSNGAITANAVNAIRRGDDGQLDGDLFDGTGFAKSMDRYSMQYRGKSVLLLGAGGAASAIAAALAEGEAARIAIYDIDEAKAQSVASSVAERYGIPSSAQKTNDPGGFEVVINATPLGLKADDPLPIAPERIERSAIVCDILMKNQPTPLLRAAMSRGNVVLPGFDMLILQSPQFLDFFGLHQAAEFLRRDDTIARDMLFPPELRNLVPRGARSEP